Within Diospyros lotus cultivar Yz01 chromosome 15, ASM1463336v1, whole genome shotgun sequence, the genomic segment gcagatttttttattttttaaaatttttaacacatattATATTTCTATCGCATTATTAAGCATTAATAACTCGATAGGTAAGGCATTATTGAGGAATTATTTaggaataaattattaaattaattaatattaattatgtcacaacgtttaatttcttttttgtttattcattttttttactgATGGGAGGAGCGACAAGGTAGGGCCGATGCCGACCACGTGGCAGACAGCATCCCTTCTAACGGGCTTCTGTAGGTCCCACTCCCAACCAGATGGCAGTTGGGTTGACCCCATCACGTGGGCCTCCATGGCCCCCATTCCTCCCAGAatggaaaaaattgaaattccCATTCTATCCTAAAATATTTAGcttaatattattgaaaatatcattttggtATCTCATTACATTATAATATAATCCATTCAAATCTTGAATTACAGTTGTGACCATGTTGGGAGCATCATCAGTTGCGGGGGCTAATCTTTTAATTAGGAAGTGTtggttaattaaaatataaattaaaaaaataaaaaaaatattttagatttttattttttttaatgtgtgttaaatttatctggccatcattaaaaaagaaattgcatgaatttttatttgatattttttagatatatttttatctttccctaaacatattttgaatcttacaaataaaataaataacgtATATGTCCTCcagtgcattttaaaaattttaataaataatttgataaaaatcttaaaatgtttcacaattttatttttaccattttatattttaaaaaatattcaaattttatctttatataatgttatcttactcattttaacaaattctaCCTTAGTGAATGTCACACACCATGCACATTGTCAAAAAAGTTGTCCATTTCCCTAATATCCCTCAATCCAATTCAAAATATTGAGTTAGTCATTGTTTGGGATCTTGTTTGAGATTTATGAAGGATACTTTCATTCAAATCTCGTTCACTTGTTGAGAAGTCAAATTGTATAAATGGTACAATTTTAAGAAGACCAACACAAACACTTTTAAATTCATTTGGTGCTTGGTCTATTCATACCGATTACTAATTGGATTGTTAAAACATAACTCAAAGAGACAACAACCAAGCTATTATATAAATCTAAGGCCATCTCTAACGGGATTGCCATTTTCGATCGTCAAGCCAAATGTAGTGatccaaattcaaattcttaCTTCCAATGCTATTTGCCATCACTAAAATGATTTGTCAAGAAATTGTCGAAGCTCAAAACCATTACCTCATGTGGTGATTAAAATTTGCCCAACCATGTTTGTCCGAAATAGGGTCGATTTGGCTTGGCGAAGATGAAATTAGGCATCGACGAAAGTTGTAGACATAACGAGATTGGATCTGGAGAAGACATGCTAAACAAGCAGTGACCAGTAGAAGAACGATCAACGGAAGCCATTAGGGGCGATTTGGTGAATAATCGACGACGGGGGCTTGCGTGACTTGGCTATTGACGAGCATATCAGCTTGTTGTTCATTGTCCTCTAGCATAAatgtttgtgatttttttttaaagtattttatttatttgattatttgtatatttaattattaattttatatatgcgtatatttgattattttatatatttgagtattgattatgtatatatgtatttgattattttatatatttgattattaattttatatatacttgtatttgattattgattatgtatagttaaaattattaatttttataattgaaaaaattataaataaggtaaaatatatagaattaaaatttaataataaataaatataatagagaagagaataagaaatgtggttaaaatatgtatagtttttaaaataaaaaataaattacttataatataataaaaattaagataaaagaaGTGGAGATGGCCTAATGTTTGGTGCTTGGAGTGTCAAATTCTAACAACGCCCAACCAATAGAGTATAATAATGAAGTCGGCAAGGTGGTGGCGTGCGCGGCGGCTCCGGTAACTTTCGGTCTGAAAATGGTTGGAAGGCTCATTAAAGTACAAGTGGTGTAGCtgtataaacaattaataataaCACAATAATGTCTAAGAAATTAATACAAAAGTACAATATGCTGCTTATGTGCTTGCCCATTCAACATCAACGTCTCCCACCTCATCtccactcaaaatttttaaaaatttattttgagtactttttttgaataaaattaaataaataaattaataatattattaaaattagacTTATCGACCAAATTAGGATTGGGAAGCTCTCTGCATTAAGATTAAAGATTAAATTGGATTAGATTGAATTGATTTGATGTGATCCCTAAGAAAGGATAGGACCATGACTAAGTTTGTTAAGTATGCTCAACTTAGCCCTTAAGGGTAAAGTTAAGTGATCGGGACTTGCACGAAAGGTTTTTTGTTCTCATATTTTGTGTGTGTTCGTGTTGGACTTTGATTGTTTCGGACTTCTTGATTTACTTTCTTTATTATCTTTTGGGATTGGGCAATAAGAACGCTCGCAAAGATCGTCATCCTAAATATGTTTAGTTTGGACAAGATAAGAAAAGAGGGGATAACAGTTAACAATGATGTCATGTAAACAAGACAATGACCAATAAAAAACCAACATTTAGATAAAAACCGAACCAAAAAGATTTAGTCCCAAACTGATCCAATTTTCTGGTCGAATCAAAATTTGAGGGAATAATAGCTCAATTCTAACTAAAAGAGTGGAGgaataattttgataatcaaatatattattatgttaaaGTTTAGTTTAAAAAGGTAATTTCAGTCTCCAGTGGCCAGAGCAGAGAGTGGAATTTGAAGTATTTTATTCCGTGTTTGGGTCAACCAGTCACTAATTGCCTGCCGCCTTCCCTGCCTCCTTCCCAATCGCCATCCGCCGAATTCTAAAATTGGGTCAGCCAAACACGTTACATTGATTAATTACTACTAAACCAATTAAAACGTCTATTTCcactcttctcttttctttataagCCAACTGAACACCAAAAACCGATTCCATAAGCCCGTCGCTAATCAGCCAGGCAGCTGCTCCCAGCATGGACGACGACGCCGTTTTCTTCCCGCCGGACTCCGATCTCGACATCAGCTTCACCAGCTGCGCCTCCGCCGCCACCGACAGGACCTTCTCTTCCAGCGCGCGCAGCAGCCTCGCCCGCAGCAGCCTTACCCTCAGCTTCAACGAGTCCCGCCTCTCCGCCGCCGCTTGCGCCGCCAAGGCCGCCGAACCCTGTCTCCACCGCCGGAAGTCGGACGCCAACTGGTCGGCCATCAAGGCGGCTACGACACTCTCCTCCGACGGCGCTCTCCACCTCCGCCACCTCAAGCTCCTTCGCCACCTTGGCACCGGAAACCTCGGGCGCGTCTTCCTCTGCCGCCTCCGCGACTACGACTCCGCCAGCTTTGCCCTAAAAGTCGTCGACCGCGAGTCTCTCTCCGCCAAGAAGCTCTCGCAAGTCGAAACGGAGGCTCGAATCCTCTCTAATCTCGACCATCCGTTTCTCCCTACGCTCTACGCTCATCTGCAGGTCTCGCACTACACTTGCCTCCTCATCGATTTCTGCCCAAACGGCGACCTCCACTCTCTCCTACGGAAGCAGCCGCGCAACCGCCTGCCGGTCCCCGCCGTCCGGTTCTTCGCCGCCGAGGTGCTGGTGGCGCTCGAATACCTCCACGCTCTCGGCATCGTCTACCGCGATCTCAAGCCGGAAAACGTGCTGATCCGCGAGGACGGCCACATTATGCTCTCCGATTTCGATCTCTGTTTCACCGCCGATGTATCGGCGAGGCTCCAGAACCGCGTGGTGGCCTCCGCCAAAACCCGGCGGCGATGCTGCTTTGGTTATCGCCGGCAGCCCGAGCAGGAAGAGATCGTGAGTGAGTTTGTGGCCGAGCCGACGACGGCATTCTCGAGGTCCTGTGTCGGGACGCACGAGTACTTGGCACCGGAGCTAGTTTCAGGTAACGGCCACGGAAACGGTGTTGACTGGTGGGCGTTTGGGGTGTTCATATACGAATTAC encodes:
- the LOC127792677 gene encoding serine/threonine-protein kinase WAG1 translates to MDDDAVFFPPDSDLDISFTSCASAATDRTFSSSARSSLARSSLTLSFNESRLSAAACAAKAAEPCLHRRKSDANWSAIKAATTLSSDGALHLRHLKLLRHLGTGNLGRVFLCRLRDYDSASFALKVVDRESLSAKKLSQVETEARILSNLDHPFLPTLYAHLQVSHYTCLLIDFCPNGDLHSLLRKQPRNRLPVPAVRFFAAEVLVALEYLHALGIVYRDLKPENVLIREDGHIMLSDFDLCFTADVSARLQNRVVASAKTRRRCCFGYRRQPEQEEIVSEFVAEPTTAFSRSCVGTHEYLAPELVSGNGHGNGVDWWAFGVFIYELLHGATPFKGGSKEATLRNIASTKGVRFPAPEGEADERGTAEAKDLIERLLVKDPRRRLGCAGGATDIKRHPFFDGIKWPLIRTYKPPEVRGLVVRRTKSHVSHVTGASLIPKRRRWWWKGLSYITRKNKVSKRNLNSNQNYHSYSNGSKVRKST